Proteins from one Malania oleifera isolate guangnan ecotype guangnan chromosome 4, ASM2987363v1, whole genome shotgun sequence genomic window:
- the LOC131153351 gene encoding uncharacterized protein LOC131153351 isoform X1 — protein sequence MESRDITANIGGSSSEGAGPEAGNDSTSVLREFAQQLMAEVVRTNRGQDRPMTELGCSIEQFTRLKPSAFVGGTDPVRAENWIQEIEKILGVLNCTEKQKVTFATFKLAGEAERWWGSVKQMEEHRPIPIVLTWARFKELFFERYFPATMRNAKMEEFMNLTQGSLTVQQYAAKFQELSRFAPFVIPDEAKKAWKFQRGLRSEIRKQTAILQLQDFATLVDKATVAEECLLEDAEVQVTKKRPAPPNYSSGAGQSKWKKNSSGTSQNAASVPHCSLCGKKHQGQCWLSTGACMRCGRQGHQMRDCPRQRNDGVTQKQYRGNAPTQRGGQQGGTAQARVYSLTPGDAENAGDVVTGPSVRRS from the exons atggaatccagggatatcactgccaatataggtggcagtagtagtgagggtgccggccccgaggctggtaacgactctactagtgtgttacgtgaattcgcacagcagcttatggctgaggtagtgcgtacgaatagagggcaggatcgtcctatgactgagttgggttgctctattgagcagttcaccagattgaagccctctgcttttgtgggcggtacagatccagttcgtgctgagaattggatccaggagatcgagaagatcttaggTGTGTTAAATTGCACTGAaaagcagaaagtcaccttcgccacgttcaagttggcaggggaggctgagagatggtgggggtcggtaaagcagatggaggagcaccgaccgataccGATAGTGTTGAcatgggcccgattcaaagagctcttctttgaacgttattttccGGCCACAATGAGAAATGCgaaaatggaggaatttatgaatttgacGCAGGGTTcactgacagtgcagcagtacgctgccaagttccaggagctgtctcgatttgctccattcgtgattcctgatgaagcaaagaaggcttggaagtttcagaggggtctgaggagcgaGATCCGTAAGCAGACGGCGATTCTGCAGTTACAGGattttgctacgttggttgataaagccacggtagcagaggagtgtttactagaggatgcagaggttcaggttacgaagaagaggccagcgcctcctaattATTCATCGGGGGCAGGACAGAGTAAATGGAAGAAAAATAGTAGTGGCACGTCCCAGAATGCCGCAAGTGTTCCACattgctctttatgtggtaagaaacaccaggggcagtgttggttgtctacgggagcctgtatgcggtgtggtagacaaggacatcagatgagagactGTCCGAGGCAGAGGAATGATGGAGTCACACAGAAGCAATACAGAGGGAATGCTCCGACACAGCGTGGTGGTCAGCAGGGGGGTACTGCCCAGGCTAGGGTATATTCTCTGACTCCTGGTGACGCTGAGAACGCTggtgacgtggtcacag gtccatccgtgcgtcggtcctag